The DNA sequence CACAGGTTTGACGCCAGCCATGTTGGTGGATTCTATTCATGTTATTTATGAATTATTTATCGATAATCGATAAATACTCTATCCTAGATACGCTGGTCATGAAAGCGATGACGCTCTTGACCAGCAGTGCATTCATGATGATGGCTGCAATGGTTGTAGCCTTGATTACGAATTTTGCCGGGCTCTTCCCTGGAGATGTACTGGATGCTGGTCTGCGTTCCAACCTGACCATTCTGACATTGGTCGTGATGCTTACTCTGTCCATGTCCAGGATTCCCTTGCAGAACCTGAATCCGTTGAAGTATGGAAAATCCATGGCCAGGGCAATAATCCTTGGAATGATCGTTGCTTCCATAATCCCGCTCGTCGGATATCTTCTCCTCAAGGATACTGAGTACGCGGCACAGGCCGCAGGTCTCGTATTTATTGCGGCGACACCCTTCGCAGGTTCGGTCCTTCCTCTTTCTATCATCCTGCGCGGAGATGCGGAGCATGCTGCCAGGGGAACTATCGTGATCTACATACTGTCGCTTGCATGGATCCCGTTCATCGTATGGTTGATGCTCGGAGATTCTGTCGACATGGAATTCCTCATCATCACAGTTCTGGAGCTTATCGGAGTCCCGTTGGTCCTTTCAAGACTTCTTGTCAAGTTGCAGATCAACAAGGATGTTCTCGCAGCCTTCCTCAACTGCTGTATCTTCTTCATGGTATGGCTTTCAGTGGGCGCGACCAACTTCTCTGGCAACGCATGGTGGATCTTCCTTGTGTTCGTGATAATAGCTGTTCTCAGATCGTTCGGTCTCGGAACCGCCGTGGAGGTCACGGAGAAGAGGATGGGCATCCACTGGGGTCAGAGGGTGACGGATATTTTGATGACATCCTACAAGAACAAGGGTGTTGCCATCGCGCTCTGTGTGGCGCTCTACCCTCCAGGAATGGTTGCCATCGCTACGTCGATCCTTATCGAGATCACATGGGTCGCATTCATGGATTCGGTGCTGTTCTCGAAGAAGAGGATGGAGAGGGAATTGGCGGCGGAAGGGGATTCAGTCCTCTGAGCCGTCATCCTCGACGTATTCCAGGATATCTCCCGGCTGGCAGTCCAGTGCCTTGCAGATACCGTTCAGTGTGGAGAATCTGATGGCGCAGATCTTGCCGGTCTTGATATTGGACAGATTGACGTTTGAGATGCCCACCTTCTCGGCAAGCTCGTTGAGGGACATCTTCCTGTCCGCCATCATTCTGTCCAACCTCAGGATTATCGCCATAGTATCACAGCGTATGGTCCGATTCATCCTGGAGCAGATGTCCGTAGCGGAATATGATGGTCAGACAGTACATGACCACCGAGATGAAGATGCATACCAGAAGGACACAGAGGGAAAGTACGATATCCCCTCTGCTGGCGAACTCCAGGATGGTCATTGGAACAGAGAGAATCAGGAAGGTCATGCAGATGAGCTTGAAGCCCTTCGGAGTGTCCTCCATGAAAGGGCTGTGCTCCTTCTGGACGGCGACCATTATGTCATGGATGACCTTCACCGTGATGAACATCGCCAGGAACGCCAGCGTCATCTCGATTGCACTGCAGATTACGGACATGTCTGACGGGTCGCATTTGATCAGATCGATGTAGGATGAACGCATCCCGTCATCTGTGAATGCCAAGACCCCATATGCCGCCATGCCTATTGCGAGAACGATGAATGCAACCTCTCCGATCAGCATTACGACCGATGCATAGCTGCAGACTCTTTTGAGCGTATGGAGGTCTCCTCTCATATGCGGATGATACATCTCATCAGCAATAAGAACAACGGTTATATCGCCGATTTGGATAACATCACTCAACAGTGATATCTGATGGATTACCAGCACTATCTGAAATGCTTCGTGAGGGCCATCCTCGCAGGTGTAGCGATCGGTATCGGTGGCGCCGTACTCTTGGGGACCATGGGCATAAACCCCGAGCTCAAGTGGGTAGGGGCCATCCTGTTCTCCATCGGATTGTTCACAGTTTTCACATTCGGTCTCGACCTGTACACCGGAAAGGTAGGATACATGTTCGACGACAAACCCTGGACATATGGCATAGACCTTCTGATCATGCTGGTGGGAAACTTCATCGGAACCCTGCTCATAGCTCAGTGCATGCCCATGGCCGATCAGTTCGTTCCGGGATTCATCGACGGTAGGCTCAACATGCTGGATTCGCCCATCACTGTAATCCTCAAAGGAATCTTCTGCGGTATCCTGATGTTCATCGCTGCTGATGTCTACAAGACCAAGAAGAGTTACCTCGGAGCGTTCATCTGTGTCCCCGTCTTCATTCTGGCAGGTTCGGAGCACAGCATCGCGGACATGTATTACTTCTGCGCAGCGGGAGTGTTCTCCCTGGATGCACTGTTCTTCATCATACTGGTAGCTATCGGAAACGCTATCGGAGGAATACTCATCCCTGTATGCAGGAAGTACATGTACGAAGAGACTGCCTGATTGTCTCATTCGTCGCTGGAGCCTGAACGGACCTTTACGGCCATTCCCTTCTTCATCTGCTTTATCTCGAAGGGGATCAGGAAGGCACGGCCGGTTGCTACAGGATTATCATCCTTATCGGTGATGATTACCTCTTCCATGGGGCGAATATCGGGATCGCACTCGGTGACGAACTGCGCGAACACGTTGCGCCCCTGTGCTGCGAACGGTACGGCGTCATCCATGACCTGAACCCTCATGTGGGGTTTGGGCACTGCCTCGACTATCCTTTTAGCCCCTTCAAGTTTGAGCGTGTACATACCGTCACCTGCACGCATGGAGAGCACATGCTCTCCCGCCGAGATGACGTTCCGGATCTTGCCGGTCTTCCTGCTGGTGACGAGTTCCACAGGTTCTTTGAACAATGCATCGGCCGCTTCGATACCGAACTGGTATCTTGCAACGGCCTTCGCCCTCAGGAGGTTCGCATCGTATTCTTCCGTACCGTCATCAGGGATCTGATTCTGGAGGATGACCTCCTTCACACCCATCTTGCTGAGGAACTGATAGGTGAGTCTGTCGGATTCAGTCTCGGTCTCCATGTCGGGGATCTGCGGGAACAGAGATTGGGCAAGCGGATATAGTTCATCCAGTTCCGCAGGGACAGGTCCGAAGGGTGTGACGACGATAGGGGTGTAACCGGCTTTGCGTGCCTTGTCAAACTCCTGTTCATATGGTCTGCTGTACGGTTTCCCGTGAGTGTCTGCGAACAGGCATACCTTGTCCGTCGGGAGAACGTATCTCGTTCCAAGCCTGTCAAGGTACCTTTTGAACACAGGGCGGTTCCTGGATTCCGATCCAGTGTAGAATATCGCCCCGTCGCGGCTGATGGGGTCGTAAAGCTCCATCACATCCTGGTAGTCCCTCAGTTTTCTCAGAGCCTCAAGCAGTGCAGGATGTGCCCTGCATCTGATCTCGGCCAACTCCCACAGGCGTCCCTCGCGGATGTATCTCCTCACAAGGTTGAGCTCCTGTACGATCTGGTAGAGGTTGTGCTCGGCGATGAGTTTGGTCTTCTTTCCCTTCTCCATCTTCCTGAGCTCTTCGAGCGTGTGCCCGCGGCATGCAGGACAGTTGCAGTCAAGTGATTCCATGTCAGCCAAGCGGAACGTTCCGTCGACGAACATCATCCTCTCATCGCGTGCGAATTTCGCATATGATGCGGAATCGAAGAAATCGCATCCCATGAGTGCCGCGAATGCGAGGATCATGGGGTGCCCGGCACCGAACAGATGCACTGGACGGTTGGGATTGAGTCCTTTCTTGCTGGACATTATGACGTCGACAAGTTCTGCGTACCTGTACTGCTCCATCAGGGGGACGACACCACCTATGGGGTGCACATCGATATCCATGTCGGCCATCCTTCTGGCGCAGTCCTCTCTGAGATCGGGATAGATGGAACCCTGTGCGACACCGTTGATCATCATCTCTCCTTTCATATCGCAGGCTTGCTGCGTCCTCTGAAGTGTGACTTCGATGGATTCTGCCGTTTGTTCTTTGGTCCAGTAGGGTTCTGTGAAGATGTCCAGCACGGTTCCGATATCAGTCCCTATTGACTTCTGGAATTCAACTATCTCCTCGTTGGTGAGTTCGACCTCGCCGTACATGTGGCTTTGGAAGGTTCCGGAATCGGTCATGATGATCCCGGGGAAATCCAGCATCTCATGGAGGCCGATAGCCTGCGCCTTCTCTTTGAGATCAGGGGTGTTCTTGATGATGTACGAGTTTGTAATCAGGGACTTGAAGCCGAAGGTGTCGTAGAGTTCTCTGGCGGGAACTGTGTTGATCTTCGGGTTGATGACCGGGAAAAGCGCCGGTGTCTCCATGCTGCGTCCTGAATTGGTGGTGAACTTTCCGATACGGGCGAGCCCGTCCCTTCTGATGATCTCGAACATTGTTCGGAGCATGGGGATTTATTTTTAATTTTTTTCTTTAAAAAAAGACGGTTGTGCCCAGAGGGCACATGTGACGATCATCACTGCGAGGTCTGTTTCTTTCTCTCGTCAGCGTAGACCTTGGCGATGGCGTTCTTCATGAGTGTGTCGGGAACGTCCTCGACATATTCCTTCTTCCAGTCCAAGGTGGGGCGTCCGAAAAGGACGGTGGAAGGTTTGCCGTGATCACAGCTCTCTTCAACGTCAAGGTGTCTTATCTCGAGTCCGTCGATGATCTCGGGAATGGTCCTCCCGTTTATCAGGACCTCGTGCTTGCCGTCATCGATTATAGTCTCCTTGAAGGAACAGGAGATGTCGGCCGATTTCATTTCGTACACCAGATCCTGGATGTAGGCCCTCATCTTTCCTACGCTGGGCCTTCTTATGCTTACGTCCGGGATATCCTTCTCTGTGTGGATGTATTCAATGTCTATCAGAGCCATGGATTGGGATTGATGGTCCTTATAGAAAAAAGATGCGGGGGATCCATCAGGAATCCGGTATCAATTCAGTCATCAATATAAGCAAGGTACCGGATAGAGGTATCATGGTCTCCGATCTATCAAAGTTCATGGATACTGTACGTGAGAAGACCCCTTTGGTCCATCACATCACGAATTATGTTACCGTCAACGACTGTGCGAACATCTGCATCTGCTCCGGAGGATCTCCTGTGATGACGGATGCGGACGCCGATGTCGTGGATATGTCCCGTATCGCCAGCGCTGTTGTTCTTAACATGGGAACTCTGAACCCGCGTACAGTCGATGCGATGCTCCTTGCCGGCAATGTTGCGAAGAAGAATAATGTGCCTGTCATCTTCGATGCGGTAGGGGCAGGAGCGACAGAGTATCGTAACAAGGTCGCCGAGGACATCATTAACAAGGTGAGGCCAGATGTAATCAAGGGCAACTGCGGAGAGATCTCATTCCTTGCAGGTGTGATCGGAGGCGTGAGGGGAGTAGATTCCACCAGCACTGCGGATAACATCGGCGACCTGGTCCTCGGCCTTGCCAAGAAATATGAGTGTATGGTGGTGGCTACCGGAAAGACAGATTACGTCTCTGACGGAAAGAGCCTGTATGTTCTCAGTAATGGATCCGATTACCAGGGATTGGTGTCCGGTACCGGATGCATGCTCAGTTCGGTCCTCGGATCGTATGTCGGTGCTAACGGGGTCAGCCTGTGCGCACTGATCGCAGCCATAACCGCGTTCAACGTCGCTGCTGAGAAGGCCGAGTCCGATTGCAAAGGCCCGGGGTCCTTCAAGGTAGCACTTTTGGACCAACTTTACAATCTCAAATCTGACGAGATGGCCTCCAAGGCCAAGGTCCAGAAGGTCTGATCAGAGCATCTTCAGCTCGCCGGTGATCTTATCAAGCTCACTGGCGGGCGCCGGGCCCAGGCCCATGCATGTGACAGTTCCGGGTTCCACCTGCGTCCTTCCGGCATCAGTGATGACCGCGATATGTATCTTGTTGCTGCTGGCCATCATCCTGTACTTATCAAGTTCCTCGAATGAATCGACCTTGAGGACGATCTTTGGCTGACCGCATTTGTACCAAGCGTCGAAGGACTTCTTATCCTTCTTCTCGGTGAAAAGAGCGCATTCGACCGCTGCATGACCGACCTGGGCCGCAATCTTGCCTTTGCCCATCTTGAGATCGTTCCTCACCAGAATTACGAGTTTGTAAGGTCCTGTGGGTTTGAAGAAACCGAATGCCATGGATGCAGGACGCTGATTGTACTATATCAGACTGTCTCTATGCCGTAGCGTTTGTCGAGCTCCTCGCCGTTGTAGAATAGGGTCCACCCATCCTCTGAGATTCCGTAGTACGGTCTGAGCTCTCCTAGTCTGAGTTCCGAGGATGTATCCGCTACTGTGTAGATGCCGTTGGAGCTCCTCACAGTTTTTGCATATGTTCCTATGAAGCTGTCGTCTAGGTTGACCTCGACGGCAGCGATCGTTGCCTCCGGGAATGAAAGTATACCGACATTCATTCCCGCTTCCTTCATGATAGCACAGTACAGTATCGCCCTGTCCTCGTCATCGCCACATCCGCGGAAGAGAGTCTCGGTAGGATATGCCCAATAGTCGGATGTGCGGTAGTTGTAGCTGTCGAAGATCTCTGGGAAGCATGATTGGACGAAGGACATCACGAAATCGGCGTAATCCGCGTTGGTGTACTGTTTGTCCACATTCTTGTTGTAGAGTGAAAGAAGCTTGTTATTGAGATCCTGGATTGATGAGTTTTCAATAATGAAGGATGTCATACTGGACTTACTTTGCAGATCCAATCTGGCGTTCAGATCGGATGTCAGACAGGACTTCACCTCATCGGCGGACATGGTGTAGTCGAAAGTCATTGGTACGCCGTTGTACGCCCACGAATACGTCTTCTCCATCTTTCCGTAGTATGTCCCCGTTCCTACGAACACATCGTCCTTCTCTTCTGAGAAGCACTCGGCCGTGATCCAGAACTTACCGACACGGACGTTGTCCCATGTCACGCTGTAGATGCTGTCTGAATTAGTATGGTCCTTGGTGACCTTCTGGTAGAACGGATTCTTCATGTTAGTATCGTTGTAGGATTCCGTCATCACGTTCCATACGACCCTGTCATAATCGTTCTGATATCTGGGATTAAGCTCGAAGAATAATTTGAGCTCGGGATCGTAAAGGGGGAGGACCTTGATATTCTGGTTCGCGAAGTCGTCCACCAGGTCCAGATAGCCGTTGTTCTGCAGGTCGATGACGATTCCTTCAGGAACAAGGGCATCTTCGTTGTTCGAATTGAAATTGCTGTCATAATAGTCGAAAATGACCAATGCGCCTGCGAATGCCAAAAGGAAGATGACTACTGACATGGTGATCCTTACCTTAGGACTCTTCATATCGATGTTCGTGGCCGTCTGAATGGAATTCATGATCGGGCCAAGATCATCCTTGTACATCTTCAGGTTCTGACCGCAGAAAGGACAGACGTCATGATCGCCGCCGAAACTCCTGCCGCAAAACGGGCAGAATCCTTTTTCGGGTTTGTTCTTGGCGACCATATTTAAATCTCCTATTGGGTGAGTTTCCTTTTTTATTGATAAGGGCCACTACAGGATTGTCAGAATTCGTAGAAACCAGATTGGTCTCTGTTGCGGTATTCGTGCTTTTCGTAGTATCCGATGAGTTCGCCTTCGTCGTTGCGCAAGGCTATCATGTAGACATCCTTGTTCTGAAGGTTGTTGTAGAATGTGTGGACCTTATTATGGTCCTTACTGGAAGCGAACCAGTCGACGACTTTGCGTATGATCTCGTTGGATTTGCCGCTGTGGCAGTCGAAAATGTGAAGGCCGATGATCCCGGCACCGCCGCGTTCGCTGTATTCCTCGATGGCCGCCGGGTTCATGTAGACCACGATGTGCATCGTGTCGCATATTACGACAGGTGCATCATCCTGGTCCACGATACTTTTGAAGAACGGGGAGAGATTCATGTTTAGTGGAATCCCTTTTCCTTACTGTCAACGTGTATGTCCTCTCCGGGGATGACATCGATGATGAATCCGCCGTCCTGATCCTGCTCGACGAGTTTGCCGTTGACGTATACCTCGGCATTCCTGTCGTCCGCTGGTTTCAGGGTTATGGTAGGGACGTCCCCGTCAATGACGAACTCGTCAGCTACCTTTTCGCCGCTGAAGTAGTATTCCCTTCCGTCGTCGATGTAGACTGTGTTCGTTCCGACAGGGGTCTCGATGACGTCGAGCATCCCGTAGGTGATGTTGCTGCGGGTGACGCTGGGGAGGTAGGCACCGCCATCCTCCGAAACGATCCTGAAGCCAGCCTCGGTTATGACGAACACAATCTGGTTGTGGGGTGTCACATAGAGGCCGGAGGACATCTCTTCGTACTCCGATGCTCCTTTGAAGGTCACAGGCGTGTTGCTGTCGATCTTCTTGTCGGAGCAGTAGATCGAGAAGTCGTACCTGCTGTCGTTCTTCAGGTAGGAGATGTCGATCAGAGGCTCGATGGTGAGGTTCGAGTTCATCGTAAGGCTGTACGATCCGTCGCCTTCAGGTTTGATCAGATACGCAACACCGCTGTTCACGTATCCGATGTTCTGAGGTTCGTCGAGCACCATTGTGATGGCGGTACCAGATTCAAACACATAGGGCGAAGCGAGTTCGACCCCGTCCGCATCATAGACCGTCGCATCGATGCTGTCGTCTATGGTAAGACTGAATGTTCCCGCGTCGTTCTCGTGACTCATGCCGAAACCGAAGATAACGACTCCGAGCAGAAGGGCCATGAACACACCTGCAGTGATGTACCTGACCGCCCTAACGGGCTGTTCGGATTTCTTCTTGCTGCGGTTTAGCAGGGCCGTCTTGACCGACGATGTACGTTTCTTGGGTGCGGCGGCCGCCGTGAGGTCGTCGACCATGACTCCCTTCACGGGCGTCATGCTGAGAGCGGGGTAGATCTCCTTGAAAGAGATGTTCTCTCCCTCGGGCTTCTCATCGGTACTCCTGACGAATATTCCGCTGCTAGCCATCTCCAGTCCCTGGTGGGCCATTCCCTTGATGAACGTCATCGCCTGCGACATCTCCGACTCGGGGTCGGTGCTTGTGATGCCGATGGTCAGCGGGTAGATTGAAACTATGCTGAGCGACAGTCCGATCGCCTTTGCGATGTCGGACATGTTTCCGAAGTAGGTGTCGAAGTTGCCCTGGACACTGACGTCACCTGTGGCCCTCATGTATTTGGCACCGAGGACGACCATTAGGTATTCGGAATCGAATCCCAGCTTCTTGAGGTAGGCCAGTGTGTAAAGGAGCTGACCTTCCATGAATGAACCTTCCTTGTCCTTGACGATGTCGAGCACGTTACGAAGCTCCTCGTTGTCCGTCGAGATAGGGCGCGACTTCTTGAGAAGTATTGAACATGCGAGGCCGTAGTATGCCGATCCGGATTCTGAGTAGAATACCGAGATGACACCTTCCTCGACCATCCTGAGAAGGTTCGATGTAATGGTGGATCTGGGTGCGTCCACCTTGTTGACTATATCTGTGATGCACAGGGGCCTCTCGTAGATCGAATCGACTATTTCGATCTGGACGTCGCTTGTCATGAGACCTGCTGCGCCGTCCACGTCCACCATCATGAAGCGCTCTGTATCCTTGTGTTGCATCGTGGTGTTGATGTAGGGCTCCTCAGATTTCTCGCAACGGTCCATGACGACTTTTACCATTGTATCGGAGCCGTTGAAGTTCTCGATACTGGTGATCTTGTGGCATCTGCCTGTTGCGTTCTCGATGAGCCTTATCACGAACTGCATCAACGTGGGCGTCCTGTCGATGATGCCTTCATCGCCGGTCATGACGAGAGTGAGCGGCGAGGATGCGAATAGGGTGAAGTTGTAACCGGTTAGTTTCGCGAAGATGTCCCTAGCGTTCATGATCGCGTCTTCGAACCCGACCTTCTCTACCTCGACGGCATCAGCTAAGGCATTTGCGTACTTCATCCTCAAAGGATCGATGTTGACACCAATCTCGGATGTGTAGCAGTCCAGCATGTTGGCCAGAGATGATAGTCCCTTGTAGTTCTTCAAGGGATCCACGAAGGTCTTGTCGGAGATGCTCTTGAGCCTATCATTAGTCTCCGATGAACTGGCCAGCACCTTTGCACTGGTGGAGTAGTAGACCGTCTTCTTGTCGGAGTCCGGTTTCGTCCTGTCGATTATACCCGATTCTGACATCTTGTCTATGACGAAGTGCAGGGATGAGGAACTCAATCCCAGCTCTGCGGTAAGGTCACTGGGCCTCTTCATTCCGCCTACCAGACTCTGGTAGACTGAGATCTGAAGGGGGTCAGTTAACGGAACCACACCCTTGTCGGTGAGCAGGATGCAGAAGTTGCGCAAATACTCGTCTTGTGCGCCCATACATCACTGTATTTGTTTGTATTATTTTAAAGACCACTGTTTTTGGTCAGTAAAATCACAAATCAAAGACGAGCCTTTAATATGAGGTCTCTGAGGTCGTGTGCGGCTTTTTTCACGTCATCCTGTGCCACAACGGCAGAAACAACTGCTGCGCAGTCTGCTCCCGCCCTTATGACTGACTGTATGTTTCCCTGGTTGATCCCGCCTATCGCGACGATAGGGATGTCTACAGCCTGCCTTATCGTGAATATGGCGTCGAGTCCCAATGATTGTGTGGCATCGGGCTTGGTCGAAGTGGCGAAAATCGATCCCACACCTACGTAGGACGCCCCTCCCGCCTCTGCTTTCTTGGCCTCTTCTACCGTTGTGACCGATATGCCTATGATCTTGTCCGACCCCATCAGATCGACCGCTTCCTCAAGAGGCATATCCGACTGTCCCAGATGAACCCCGTCTGCGTTCGATTCTATTGCAACTTCGATGTTGTCGTTCACTATGAAGAATTTGTTCATTTCATCGGCGATTTTCTTGATCTGCAGAGCATCTCTGAGCATATCCTCCTTAGAAGCATTCTTCATCCTCAGCTGTACGACGTCCGCTCCTCCCTCATAGGCCAGTCTGGCGATTTCCATGTTGGAGCGTCCTTTCGACAGCGATTCATCAGTGACGACATACAGGTCGAACATGAATCTGCCATGTCCGGTCGGATAGATAACACGTTCTGTGCCTTCTTTCTTCTTTGTAAATAATAAAGGCATAGGACTTTTATATGGGGTTTCAAATCGGTTGCTCGGTTAAAATGACTGGCGAAAATACTGCCAAAAAGGATAGAGACCCGATTTTTACAATCTGTCTCGCGATATTCCTGGTTGCAGCTGTCATCGCTCTCGGTTCGTTCGTTGTGAAGGAATACTTCCCCAGCGGAGACGAGACGGCATCAACTGGAGACACAGTGACTGTAGACTACATTGGAACGTATTATGACGCATACGGAGAGAAAAACGCTGTAGTGTTCGACACAAACATCTCCAGCATCGGCAACGATGACGATATTCAAAAGTCAAACGATTGGACTGAGAAGACTACCTATAGCGGTCTGAAGTTCAAGATCGGAGACAAGACAATGCTCGAAGGGTTCGAGAACGCTGTTATCGGACACAAGGTCGGAGAGACCGTTAAAGTGTACCTTACAGCATCCGAAGGATATGTCGGACCTTCAACAGAGGGAAAGATGAGTACAGTCGGAAACATGATCGAATCCACTCAGTTCGTCTCCAAGAAGGGCTTCTCGGAGATGTATCCCGACATCACACTCGAAGAGGGAAAGGCAATATCTTTCGAGTCCAAGTATAAGTTCCCTGCACAGGCCATCCTTACCAATTCAGGAAGGGATGTTCTGGTCACATACTTCCCTGTTGTTGGAGAGACCTATGAGGCCTACAAACAGGGAGAGACCACCGTTGAATTCAAGGCAACCAGTGTAGGCGACATCATCGTGTTCGATATTATCATCAAGAACACCGTGACCGTCGATGACGAAGGCCACATCCAGATGATCAAACTCGAGCTTGAGGATAACATATACATAACCGCTGTCAACGGTACCGAGATCACATATAAGACTGGATCCGAGAAGATCAACCAGCCTTTGTATTTCGAGATCAAGATTACCAACATCGAATGACCAGTCATTTTCCCCGGGCTCAGCCCGGGGTTCTTTTCACTGAATAAACATCTTACCGGTTGCTTTTTGTTGATTGTTTTTCATTAATGTTGAGAGATTCAACATAATAACTAGTTCGTAACTAGTTCGGAATTTTGTTATCAAAATGGCATTTTTATTGAGTTTCAATCCATTAATGTTGATGATTTCAACATAATAACTAGTTCGTAACTAGTTCGAAATAGGTTTAATAGTATTGGAGATATACTCCAACTAATGGATGATGTAGAATCCCTCAGTGTCACCGTTGAAAGCGAATCGGTAGAATTCGTTCCGGATATAGCTCATCTTGATGAAGCGTCCAAATCATTGGCCGCTATGCTGAACAAAGGGCATGAGGGGACCGTTTATTTCGGTGTCGATGACAACGGAAAGATAATCGGTCTCGAGGTGGACAGCGGAACGATAGAGGGGATCAGGGGTTTCTTCACAGGTATCATCGCACCCTTTCCTGTATTGGACATAGATCTTCGTGTGAATAAGAGCGGGAACCGTTACATCGTTCTATCAGCAAAGGGTAATGTCGTGCCGTATTCTTGTGATGGACGCTATTACATCAGAAGAGGAAATGAAAACGTACTGGCAGGGGCAGATGCAATCGCCCGTCTGGCGCTATCAAGGGGTCTGGACCCTCTTAAGGATACGCCGTCGGCGTTCCAGGAACTGACCTTCAACTATCTGCTGGGGATGTTAATCTCATACCGTATATATCCTCATCAAGGCGGATTGTTCGACAGTTACAACATGCTTGATATGGACGGAAGGTTCAATCTTTTGGGATATCTACTGTCGGATCAGAACGTCCTTCCGATGCAGATAATAGAGTTCAGGGGCAAGGACAAGGGATTCATCTACAAGAAGCTGGATTACGGGGGGCAGAGCATAATCGGTTCCTTCACAAGAATATTGGATGCCATGAACGGATACATGTGCAACGGAACTGATGAAGATGGTAACAATGTGGCCCTTTTCGATTTCGCAGCATTCCAGGAGGCTTGGGTAAACGCATGTATCCATAATGCTTGGTGGAATATGATTCCTCCTTCGGTGTTTGTCTTCGATGACAGGATAGAGGTCACCTCCTTCGGCAACATCCCTTATGCGCTGTCCTTGGAGGATTTCTACACAGGTGATTCATTCCCGGTCAACCAGTCCCTTTTCGAAGTATTCGCGGAACTTCATTTCATCGGAGACGGGGGTCACGGGGTTCCGCTGATCGTCAACAGTTGCGGCAGAGATGCATTCCGTTTCACCGGCAGCAATGTCATCGTTACGATCCCGTTCCGTTTCAAACCGCCTTTCGTTGAATACAGGGAGGCAAGGGACAGGAGCAGAAGCGATCTGGACCATCTGAAGCAGGGTATCCTCAATTATCTGGAGAGGAACCCTCGTGCAAAGTTGAGCGAGGTCTCTGAAGCATCCGGTATCTCGCTATCTTCGGTGAAGAAGATCGTTACCTCATTGAAGGCAGACGGACTGCTGGACAACACCGGTACGAACAGGAACAGTCAATGGGTAATCCGTTGATTTAGATATCAGAGGATGCTGTCCAGTTTGTTCATCATCAGCTCAGGGTTCCTGGCGATGAGCCTAATGATCCTGTCCTTCTTTGAACCTTTATCCACAATGGCGTCAGGGATCTTCCCAGCTATGTCGATGGCCTTCTTGGTGGCCTCAGCGACCTTGTCCTTGGGCATCTCTATGGTGACAGCGGTCATCCCGACCTCCTCCATGACATCGAGGATGT is a window from the Thermoplasmata archaeon genome containing:
- a CDS encoding winged helix-turn-helix transcriptional regulator — translated: MDDVESLSVTVESESVEFVPDIAHLDEASKSLAAMLNKGHEGTVYFGVDDNGKIIGLEVDSGTIEGIRGFFTGIIAPFPVLDIDLRVNKSGNRYIVLSAKGNVVPYSCDGRYYIRRGNENVLAGADAIARLALSRGLDPLKDTPSAFQELTFNYLLGMLISYRIYPHQGGLFDSYNMLDMDGRFNLLGYLLSDQNVLPMQIIEFRGKDKGFIYKKLDYGGQSIIGSFTRILDAMNGYMCNGTDEDGNNVALFDFAAFQEAWVNACIHNAWWNMIPPSVFVFDDRIEVTSFGNIPYALSLEDFYTGDSFPVNQSLFEVFAELHFIGDGGHGVPLIVNSCGRDAFRFTGSNVIVTIPFRFKPPFVEYREARDRSRSDLDHLKQGILNYLERNPRAKLSEVSEASGISLSSVKKIVTSLKADGLLDNTGTNRNSQWVIR